The Deinococcus aerophilus genomic sequence CGGAGGCTGCTGTGCGCTGAGCGCGGGCTTTCTGGACACAGAGGGCGCAGAGGGCACAGAGGAGGCGGTCATGGCCGCAGGCTAAAGAGCCCCGCGCGGCAACACCGTGCCGCAACCCGCGCTTCAGGGGCGAGGAGTGCTTCGCCGCGCCTGCAGCACCTTGAGAAGGATGGGAATCACGCTGACGACCAGCACCACGCCCACGATCAGCAGAATGTAATGGTCGAGGTTGGGAATCAGGCCGCCGAGGTAGTACGCCAGCCCCGTGACCCCCACACCCCACAGCAGCGCCCCGATGACGTTGTACAGCGTGAACAGCGCAAACGGCATGCGGCTGACCCCGGCCAGCGTGGGCACCAGCGTCCGCACGATGGGCACGAAGCGGGCCAGGATGACTGCCAGCGCACCGTACTGCACGAAGAACTTTTCAGCCTGGGCGACGTATTCGGGCTTGAAGAAGCGCGAGTTCTGATGGCGGAACACCCCAGGCCCGAAGCGCTGCCCGATCCAGTACCCGACCGAGCACCCGATGATGCCGCCGGCCACCACCGCTGCCATCACGCCCCACAGGTTCAGGTCGCTGCCGGGGGCCGCCGCCAGCAGGCCCGCCGCGATCAGCAGGCTGTCGCCAGGCAGAAAAAACCCGATCAGCAGCCCGGTTTCAGCGAACACGATGGCAAAGATCCCGATATAGGAGGCGGAGAGAATTATGGACGTCAGATCGTGCATCTGTGCTCAGGCTACGTGATGTGGGGGGCCGCAGGGTCATCCCAAGGGTGGAGGGCTCCGGAAGCCGGGTGCGGCCCTTCCCCTGCCGGCCCGCAGGGGTGTATATTGTCAGGGTTGCCCGCTACGCACACCATCGTTTGGTGGAAGACGTGGCGGAGGAGGCACCGACATGAAGAAAGACATCCACCCCAAAGCCGTTCCTACCAAAATCATCTACCAGGGCAAGGTCGTCATGGAAACCATGAGCACCCGCCCCGAGATTCACGTGGACGTCTGGAGCGGCGTTCACCCCTTCTGGACCGGCGAGGAGCGTTTCGTCGACACCGAGGGCCGCGTCGACAAGTTCAACAAGCGCTTCGGCGACAGCTACCGCACCAAGAAGAAGTAAGTCCGCACTTCTGCTTCGCCCTGCCCATGTGGTGGGGCGAAGTTTTTTGTCTGATGGGCCGGGCAAGGACATTCCGGCGCGGCGCAGAGAGACTGATACAATCCGCCAAAGCATGCTCAGATCTCCCTATTCCGGTGGACACCTCGAAGTCGTGGTGGGCCCCATGTTCAGCGGCAAGAGTGAGGAGCTGATCCGGCGGGTCACGCGGGCAGTGATTGCCCGGCAGAACGTGCAGGTTTTCAAGCCCGCGCTGGACGACCGTTACCACGCCTCGGCCGTGGCGAGCCACGCGGGACGGAGCGTTCAGGCGCTGGCCGTGCGCCACGTGGCCGACATTCGTGAACACCTTAGCGGCGCCGACCGGCTGCTGGGAGTGGACCGCCTGCCGCTGCCAGACGTGGTGGGCATTGACGAGGTGCAGTTTTTTGATACGGCAGTGGTCGAGCTGGCCCTGGAACTCGCCGATCTGGGCGTGCGGGTGATTCTGGCGGGTCTGGACCTGGATTTCCGTGCCGAGCCGTTTGGCCCCATGCCCCAGCTGCTCGCCCGCGCGGAGAGCGTGGAGAAGCTCACCGCCATCTGCACGGTCTGCGGCGCTCCAGCCACCCGCTCACAGCGCCTGATCGGCGGCCAGCCCGCCCGCTTTGATGACCCTGTGGTGCTGGTGGGTGCCCAGGAAAGTTATGAGGCCCGCTGCCGGGTGCATCATGAGGTGCTGGAACCTTCCCCTGCCGTGAGCTGATGCCCCCCGGGGGAGAAGGCCAGGGCGCCGTTACCCCAGCCTACCCCGACGGCCGAAGGATCCGAGTGTGTATTTCTTCACATTGATGACTGTGTTTCATTTCGCAGAATGATGGGATAGGTCGCTGATGGGGAAGTTCGGGGCGGTCTGAGGAGCCGACCGGCACTGGAACGCCCGGTGGATGCGTCCGTGGAGACCCCTTGCTGAAATCCCGCTCCTCACCCCCCCGGTCTCCTCAGCTGGCTTCCTGGCAAAGCAGCCAGCGGTCCATGTTCAGGCTGCTGGTGCTGCTCGCCCTGCTGGCCTGCGCGGCGGCGCTGTGGAGCCAGAGTCCGGCATTCGACCCCC encodes the following:
- a CDS encoding DedA family protein, with protein sequence MHDLTSIILSASYIGIFAIVFAETGLLIGFFLPGDSLLIAAGLLAAAPGSDLNLWGVMAAVVAGGIIGCSVGYWIGQRFGPGVFRHQNSRFFKPEYVAQAEKFFVQYGALAVILARFVPIVRTLVPTLAGVSRMPFALFTLYNVIGALLWGVGVTGLAYYLGGLIPNLDHYILLIVGVVLVVSVIPILLKVLQARRSTPRP
- the rpmE gene encoding 50S ribosomal protein L31, encoding MKKDIHPKAVPTKIIYQGKVVMETMSTRPEIHVDVWSGVHPFWTGEERFVDTEGRVDKFNKRFGDSYRTKKK
- a CDS encoding thymidine kinase, which produces MLRSPYSGGHLEVVVGPMFSGKSEELIRRVTRAVIARQNVQVFKPALDDRYHASAVASHAGRSVQALAVRHVADIREHLSGADRLLGVDRLPLPDVVGIDEVQFFDTAVVELALELADLGVRVILAGLDLDFRAEPFGPMPQLLARAESVEKLTAICTVCGAPATRSQRLIGGQPARFDDPVVLVGAQESYEARCRVHHEVLEPSPAVS